Within Alcaligenes sp. SDU_A2, the genomic segment ACCGATCATCAGGGCGGTCACGGCATTGCCGGGAATGCCCAGGGTCAGCAGCGGGATGAAGGATGTCTGGGCCGCCGCGTTGTTGGCCGATTCAGGGCCAGCCAGGCCGGCGGGGTGGCCTTTGCCAAAGCGCTCGGGGTTCTTCGATATCTTCTTTTCCAGTGTGTAAGAGGCGAAGGACGACAGCACGGCACCGCCACCAGGCAAAATGCCCAGGCAGGAGCCCATGACGGTACCACGTACGGCGGCAGGCCAGGCTTCTTTGAATTCCTGCTTGTTGGGATACAGCGAGCCGACCTTGTCGGTGATTTCCACACGCTGGTCGCGCAGCTCCAGGTTGTTCATGATTTCAGAGAAACCAAATACACCCATGGCGACCACGGCGAAGTCGATGCCGTCTTGCAGTTCGGGGATGCCAAAGTCGTAGCGGGCAACGCCGGAGTTCACGTCCGTGCCCACCATGCCCAGCAGCAGGCCCAGCAGAATCATGCAGATGGCCTTGGGCAGCGAGCCCGAGGCCAGTACGACTGCGCCCACCAAGCCAAGCACCATCAGCGAGAAATACTCCGCCGGTCCGAACTTGAAGGCGACTTCGGCCAGCGGCGGTGCGAAACCGGCCAGCAAAATGGTGGCAAAGCAGCCCGCAAAGAACGAACCCAGGGCAGCAATAGCCAGGGCCGCGCCGGCTCGGCCATTGCGCGCCATCTGGTGGCCGTCCAGCACAGTGACCACGGCTGACGTTTCTCCGGGTAGCGCCACCAGAATGGCGGTGGTCGAGCCACCGTATTGTGCGCCGTAATAAATACCGGCCAACATGATCAGGCCGGCCACCGGAGGCAGCACATAGGTAATGGGCAGCAGCATGGCAATGGTTGGCACGGGGCCGATGCCGGGCAGCACGCCGATCAGGGTGCCCAGCAGGCAGCCTAGCAAGGCATAAGCCAGGTTTTCGGGCGTAACCGCAACCGAGAAACCCAGAACGAGGTGATCAATAAGTTCCATGTCCGTTTACTCCGCGTTCATGCCAGAAAGGTGGGCCACAGGGGGAACACCAATCCCAGGCCTTTGATGAAAGCCAGGTAGACGAACCCAACCAGGAAAATGGCGGCACCCAGCGCGACAGGCCAACTGAATTCGTGGCTGGCGAAACTGCTCAGTATGACCAGCATGAAGATGGACACATAGACGCCCAAGAAATTAAGGGCTGCGCCGCACAGCAGGACCGAGCCGATGATGACGATGGCGATCTTCCAGTCGAATTTCTCGATCTCGGTTTGTTCGGCCTTTGGGGACAGGGCTCCCAGGGCAACAATGGCACCGAGCAGGCTTAGGCACACGCCCAGCCAGAACGGGAAGTAGCCGGGGCCCATGCGGGCGGCCGTGCCCATGGAATAGCTGGTCGCTCCCAAGGCAAAGCCGGCACCCAGCACCACAAACATGACGCCGGACCAGAAGTCCTGTTTATTTCTGATTTGCATAGGGTGGATTCTCCTTGTTCTCGGTAAACATGATGTATCTCATTTCCTGTGTCTGTGTTCTATGGTGGAGTCCCGCTTTACTCCCCTGGGTAATGCTGGCTCCGATCTGCAGGGGTGAGGCATGGTAATAGAGGGGGCAGGGACTGGAAACCCCGGCTAGCCCTAAGTTTTTAGGGGTTTTCCCGCAAAATTCCCGAATCTAGGGGTTTTTAGGAACAATGGGCGCTGATAATTAGGTGCCTTGAAAGAAACTTGAAAGGTAATGGAAAGAAGGGTGAAAGGTTATGATTGGTATGAAATTCCCCTACCCAGTAACGCCGCCTATGGTTTACGATAACGCCCATGTTGCAAGATCTTGATTTTCTCGCTGACCGCATCGGTCAACTGGTTGAACAGTCGCGCCAGCTGCAGGCTGAGCGCGCTGCTTTGTTGGCGCGCCTGAAGAATCAGGACGCCGAACTGGACGCATTGCGCCAGCAAAATCAACGTCAGAAAGACGAGTTTGAGTCCTTGTCTTCCGGCGTGGCGACGCATCAGCGCCAACTGGATCAGATGCAGTCGCAGGCCCAGGCCGAACAACGCGAACTCAAGGTATTGCTGGAACAGGAACAGGCGCGTGTCCAGGCGTTGCGCCGCGAGCTCGATAGCGCTCAGGCAGGTCTTGGCGTTATGCGCGAAGTGGCTGAACAGGCTCGTCATCAGGTCGGTTCGATTCTTATGCGACTGCCCGGCGCTGTACAGGAGTAAGTCATGGAACGAGTCGATATTTCCCTGCTGGGCCGAGACTATTCTCTGGCGTGCCCTACACCCGAAAAAGCCAAGCTCCTCGATGCCGTCAAGCTGGTTGATCAGCGCATGCAATCGATCAAAGGGTCGGGGCGTGTTTCAGGCAACGAACGTATTGCCGTCATGGCGGCCATCCAGATCGCCAGCGAGCTTTTATCCGCTAAGGCACCGGATGGTCCGCTTGCTAATGTTGCTTTTGGCGATTTCAAGCGTAAAATTGAAGACATGCACGGATTGATAGACCAATTGCTAGGTCCTTCTTCCACGCCGCGCTAGCCCCAATTTTGAAGGCGGCTTGCTTCGTTAACGATCCGCAAGCCG encodes:
- a CDS encoding tripartite tricarboxylate transporter permease, coding for MELIDHLVLGFSVAVTPENLAYALLGCLLGTLIGVLPGIGPVPTIAMLLPITYVLPPVAGLIMLAGIYYGAQYGGSTTAILVALPGETSAVVTVLDGHQMARNGRAGAALAIAALGSFFAGCFATILLAGFAPPLAEVAFKFGPAEYFSLMVLGLVGAVVLASGSLPKAICMILLGLLLGMVGTDVNSGVARYDFGIPELQDGIDFAVVAMGVFGFSEIMNNLELRDQRVEITDKVGSLYPNKQEFKEAWPAAVRGTVMGSCLGILPGGGAVLSSFASYTLEKKISKNPERFGKGHPAGLAGPESANNAAAQTSFIPLLTLGIPGNAVTALMIGAMTIHNIQPGPQVMTSHPELFWGLIASMWIGNLMLVILNLPLVGLWVKLLKVPYRLLFPAILVFCTVGVYSLNYNVFDIWVTAIFGLIGYIWSKLRCEGAPLLLGLVLGPMMEENFRRALLLSRGDYTTFVTRPLSMSLLVLAALLVVIVALPAVKKKREETFIEED
- a CDS encoding tripartite tricarboxylate transporter TctB family protein, producing the protein MQIRNKQDFWSGVMFVVLGAGFALGATSYSMGTAARMGPGYFPFWLGVCLSLLGAIVALGALSPKAEQTEIEKFDWKIAIVIIGSVLLCGAALNFLGVYVSIFMLVILSSFASHEFSWPVALGAAIFLVGFVYLAFIKGLGLVFPLWPTFLA
- a CDS encoding cell division protein ZapA, translated to MERVDISLLGRDYSLACPTPEKAKLLDAVKLVDQRMQSIKGSGRVSGNERIAVMAAIQIASELLSAKAPDGPLANVAFGDFKRKIEDMHGLIDQLLGPSSTPR